From the genome of Streptacidiphilus sp. PB12-B1b:
TACGTGCAGGTGTAGACGTGGTCGGTCCATGTGGTGGTCGTGGCCGGCGCGGAACTCAGAGCGAGGATTGCGGTGACGTCCTGCTTGATCTCGGATCCGCAGACCAACACGGCCGATGCCGACGGTCCGGCGGCCTGTGTCGCCGTACCCGGCATCTGCATGCCCGGCGACATCGACATGCGAGGGGCCGTCGCCGCACCCGGCGCCGTCGGCACGCCGGTGGAGGCCGCTGCGCCGGGCGCGGCGGAACCCGTGGCGTTCGTTGAGGCGCAGCCGGCCACCGTCAGGGCCGTGAGCGCGGCAGCGGCAGCAATGCTTCGCAGACGGTTGTTCCGTCGTGGGCCGTGCGGTCGGGTTTCGCTGTTGGCACGCTTGTGGGTGGTCATCGTCCCCTCCTCACGAAGGTGTGCTCAGGCCCGGTGGGTGCCGGTGAGGGTGGCGTAGACGACGGTGTCGTCCAGGTAGTGCTGGGTGGCGTGGTCGAACGGCCCGCTGCAGGTGATCAGGCGCAGCTGGGCGTTGGTGGTGTTGCCGTAGACGGTCAGGGTCGGGAAGGCGTCCTTGGGATACCGGTTGACGCCGTCAATTCGGAACACCGCCACAGTGCCGTCGCTGCGGCTGATGTTCACGGTGTCTCCTGGGCGCAGCGCCCCGAGGTCGTAGAAGACGCCCTGGACTCCGCCGGTGCCGTCGATGTGGCCGACGATGACCGAGGGGCCGATCTGGCCGGGGGCCGGTGAGTTCCGGTACCAGCCCGGGAACGCGACGTTGGACAGCGGCGGCACCTCCAGCGTGCCGTCGGGGTTCTGACCGAGTTTCAGCAGCGTGTGGTAAACACCGATCGCCGGGATGCTGATCGAGACGGGGGTCAGCGCAGGCGCGGTCCGGGCAGCCGACGAGGGCGGCGCGGGCACGGCCGGAACGTTGGATGGGCCGGTGATCGTGCTCGACGCGCCCTGGGCGCCCGCAGGTGCCGGGGTCGGGTCGGGCGCCGGGAGGCCAGTGGCCGGCAGCCCGGCCGAGGCCGGAGGCTGGGGCGCGTGGTGCTGGCTGGAGAACCCGACGGCCAGCGTCCCTCCGGATGCGACCAGGAGTACGGCGGCCGCCGACGCCAGCAGGCGCCGGCGGCCACTACCGAACAGTCGTATCAACCAAGACATGTCGGTCTACTTCTCGACGCTGGTCCGTCGACGCAGGACCAGGACGCCCCCGGCTGCTGCTGCCAGGCCCGCACCGACCGCGAACAGCCACGGGTCCTGGAGGCCGGAGGTCCCCCCGCCACCGGTGTTCACCGAGCCGCTGGGAACCGCGGCCATCTGCGAGACGGCCAGCGGCCCGCACAGCGCCGGGGACGTCGCGGCCAGCGGCAGCGAGGGCACGAGGTCGCTGGGCTCGCCCTGGGCCTTGGCGCTCAGCGTCGCCGGGTCGATCCCGTGGACCACGATGACGGCCTTGCCGGCCTTGATCGAGGCCGTGGTCGCCGCGTCCAGGGTGATGGTGCGCGCGTAGTGGAAGCTTGCGCCGGACGGTGCGATCTTGATGTCGGTACCGGCAGCCGGGCTGGTGTCACCGGACACGCTCAGCGTGGTGCCGATCCCCCCGTAGGCCGGGCCGCCCTCGGTGGTGCTGATGACGCCGTCGCCGTTCTTGTCCGCCGAGGTGGTCGGGCACATGCCCAGCCCGTTGATGTGGATGTGCTGCACGTGCGGGAACGGCGCGTTCATGAACGTCGCGGCCAGTCCCTTGACGTCCTCGGTGACCACGGCCTTGTTCCCGGTCAGCGTGAGCATCAACATGCCTGAGCCGGTGGCGTGGTTGAGCGGGTTCAGCGTCGCCATGTACGTAGTGCTGGCGGTGCTGGCGGTGCTGGCAGGCGTCTGCGCGCTCGCAGGCGAGGCGGTGAACGCCAGCGGCAGCGCGAGAAGCGCGACCGGGGCCGCCATAGCCAGGACCCTGGTCGTCCTCTTCGTGTTCGTCATCGTGCTTTCCTCCAACTGCGTGGTGGTACACGGCTTGCGATGACTTCTCGGGAGACGGTGCCCCGGCGCAACCAGGTGCTGGCGGCGATGGCGGGCTACGGGACCATCACCCGGGCGCAGGCCGCCGCCTACCAGGCTTCGGGCCTGGGGTTGAGGGCCAGTGCGCCGCGGGAGGGTTGTATCACGGCCCGGCGGGGTGAGGCGTTTTTCTGCGACTATGTCGAGCACCTGATCCTGCGGGATCCGCGGTTCGGGCCGACGGTGGCCGCGCGTCAGGCGTTGTGGAACCGTGGTGGTCTGCAGATCCGTACCACGCTGGATCCCCGCAGCGAGCAGGCGGCCGACGTTTCGGTGGGCGGGCATGCCTATCCCGGGGACCGTGCTGCCGCTGCTGTCACCCTGGTCCAGCCGGGTACGGGCAGGATCCTGGCGATGGCCCAGAGCCGGCCTTACGGCAACGGGAGCGGTCAGACGGACCTGAACTACAACACCGATCGGCTGATGGGCGGCGGCAGCGGGTTTCCCACCGGTTCCACGTTCAAGGCGGTGACCGCGGCCGCCGCTCTGGAGCAGGGCATTCCGATGTCGTACACCCTGGACGCGCCCTACCAGGCGGACTATCCGCAGATGACGGACTGCACGGGCGCGGTCCATCCGCAGACCCCGGGGGACCGGAACGACAGTCCCGATCTGCAGGGCGAGTTCAACATGAAGACGGCCATGGCGATGTCGGTCAACACCTATTTCGTTCCGTTGGAGGCCAAGGCGGGCCTGTGCAACGTCGTGCGCATGGCCCAGAAGCTGGGCCTGGGCTACCAGGCCGCCCTGGATCCGGGCCATCCCGACCGGCTCTATCCGCTGCAGCAGGTGCAGTCGCTGACGCTGGGTGTCAACTCCTACACCCCGCTGCAGATCGCCGGGGTGTACGCCGCCTTCGCCGCGGACGGCCTGTACTGTCAGCCGATGGCGATCACCTCGGTCGCCGACAGCGCCGGCCGTGTTCTGAGCACTCCCAGGCCGCAGTGCAGCCAGGTGATGTCGCCCACCACCGCCGAATCGGTCAACACCCTGCTGGCGAGCGTGGTCGCGGACGGCGGCACC
Proteins encoded in this window:
- a CDS encoding class F sortase; this translates as MSWLIRLFGSGRRRLLASAAAVLLVASGGTLAVGFSSQHHAPQPPASAGLPATGLPAPDPTPAPAGAQGASSTITGPSNVPAVPAPPSSAARTAPALTPVSISIPAIGVYHTLLKLGQNPDGTLEVPPLSNVAFPGWYRNSPAPGQIGPSVIVGHIDGTGGVQGVFYDLGALRPGDTVNISRSDGTVAVFRIDGVNRYPKDAFPTLTVYGNTTNAQLRLITCSGPFDHATQHYLDDTVVYATLTGTHRA
- a CDS encoding transglycosylase domain-containing protein; the protein is MTSRETVPRRNQVLAAMAGYGTITRAQAAAYQASGLGLRASAPREGCITARRGEAFFCDYVEHLILRDPRFGPTVAARQALWNRGGLQIRTTLDPRSEQAADVSVGGHAYPGDRAAAAVTLVQPGTGRILAMAQSRPYGNGSGQTDLNYNTDRLMGGGSGFPTGSTFKAVTAAAALEQGIPMSYTLDAPYQADYPQMTDCTGAVHPQTPGDRNDSPDLQGEFNMKTAMAMSVNTYFVPLEAKAGLCNVVRMAQKLGLGYQAALDPGHPDRLYPLQQVQSLTLGVNSYTPLQIAGVYAAFAADGLYCQPMAITSVADSAGRVLSTPRPQCSQVMSPTTAESVNTLLASVVADGGTASSIGDIGWQDAGKTGTTNNSLQVWFTGYTRQIAASTVVSDTTAPLGSLDGVTLGPTYFPVAYGYSMAGPIWAQAMTGAMAGLPREPLDQTPFTDPDPAQSADPSASPSPSASGSTTGYARHRAGPGRAPRAPRPARPARRPRTTA